One Sphingopyxis macrogoltabida genomic region harbors:
- the pnuC gene encoding nicotinamide riboside transporter PnuC encodes MSQLEWIAAALVLINVALVALRNVWNYPFALVAVSLYAVVFYEARLYSDMLLQGFFFALNLYGWAAWLRARDESGVPVGWMTQQARAVWGALTIAAWVGWSAMMHRHTDAAAPWVDGAVAMLSITAQWLLARRRVESWYLWILVDLIAIPLFASRGLYATSAVYVVLLGLSIDGLIQWRRAAGPRRVAA; translated from the coding sequence ATGAGCCAACTCGAATGGATCGCCGCGGCGCTGGTGCTGATCAACGTCGCGCTGGTCGCGTTGCGCAACGTCTGGAACTATCCGTTCGCGCTGGTTGCGGTGAGCCTTTATGCCGTCGTTTTCTATGAAGCGCGGCTTTACAGCGACATGCTGCTGCAGGGCTTTTTCTTCGCGCTCAATCTATACGGCTGGGCGGCTTGGCTGCGCGCGCGCGACGAAAGCGGCGTCCCCGTCGGCTGGATGACGCAGCAGGCGCGCGCCGTCTGGGGCGCACTGACCATCGCGGCGTGGGTGGGCTGGAGCGCCATGATGCATCGCCATACCGACGCCGCGGCGCCATGGGTGGACGGCGCCGTCGCGATGCTCAGCATTACGGCACAATGGCTGCTCGCGCGGCGCCGCGTCGAAAGCTGGTACCTGTGGATTCTTGTCGATCTGATCGCGATCCCGCTCTTCGCGTCGCGCGGCCTTTATGCGACGAGCGCGGTCTACGTCGTGCTGCTGGGTCTGTCGATCGACGGGCTGATCCAGTGGCGCCGCGCCGCCGGGCCGCGGCGGGTAGCGGCATGA
- the lnt gene encoding apolipoprotein N-acyltransferase, which translates to MTATSSRIAAFADRWPKLVALLLGAVSATGFAPLSFWPLTLLAVAGWMALVARAPRGRRAFGTGWAFGVGHFALGLNWIATAFTYQAAMPAWLGWVAVVLLSLYLAVYPAIAAWGAWMIRPKADTHFAAPSYLLAFAALWALTEWLRSWIFTGFAWNPLGVVAVPHVAAPARWIGTYGMSALVCLLAAVLILAWFRRSVAAAALFGGLLALWGTAFLAQAGADAAVRSKGAKRTPITVVQPNVGQQDKWEGSKADANFAKLARLTAPRDERPRLILWPEAAIPDYLETGYPSYYYDRAPAAARGRLTNLMNPGDLMLLGALKLEFNKTGDAVGARNAVMTVHADGTLGPRYDKAHLVPYGEYLPMRPILSAIGLSRLAPGDIDFWPGPGPHTLDLGAFGRAGLQICYEIIFSGQVVDRAHRPDFLFNPSNDAWFGAWGPPQHLAQARLRAIEEGLPVVRATPTGISAVIDADGHILASIPMHTPGRIDTTLPPPHAPTLFARFGNVLPVGFALLLLAAAIAFRRRGR; encoded by the coding sequence GTGACCGCGACCTCCTCCCGCATCGCCGCTTTCGCCGACCGCTGGCCAAAGCTCGTCGCCCTGCTCCTCGGAGCCGTTTCGGCAACGGGATTTGCGCCGCTGAGCTTCTGGCCGCTGACCCTGCTTGCTGTCGCCGGATGGATGGCGCTCGTCGCGCGAGCCCCGCGCGGCCGGCGCGCCTTCGGAACCGGCTGGGCGTTCGGGGTCGGCCATTTCGCGCTCGGCCTCAACTGGATCGCGACCGCTTTCACCTATCAGGCCGCAATGCCCGCCTGGCTCGGCTGGGTCGCAGTCGTCCTGTTGTCGCTGTATCTCGCAGTCTATCCGGCAATCGCGGCGTGGGGCGCATGGATGATTCGACCCAAGGCCGACACGCATTTTGCTGCGCCATCCTATCTCCTTGCCTTTGCGGCGCTGTGGGCGCTGACCGAATGGCTTCGCAGCTGGATTTTCACAGGCTTTGCATGGAATCCGCTGGGAGTGGTCGCCGTTCCGCATGTCGCGGCGCCGGCTCGCTGGATCGGCACCTACGGCATGAGCGCGCTCGTCTGCCTGTTGGCGGCGGTGCTGATTCTGGCATGGTTTCGCCGCAGTGTCGCCGCGGCTGCCTTATTTGGCGGCCTGCTCGCCCTTTGGGGTACGGCCTTCCTGGCTCAGGCGGGCGCCGATGCCGCGGTCCGGTCGAAGGGGGCGAAGCGCACCCCCATCACCGTCGTCCAGCCCAATGTCGGTCAGCAGGACAAATGGGAAGGCAGCAAGGCCGATGCCAATTTCGCCAAGCTCGCCCGGCTGACCGCGCCGAGGGATGAGCGGCCGCGGCTGATCCTGTGGCCCGAGGCAGCGATCCCCGACTATCTCGAAACCGGATACCCCTCCTATTATTACGACCGCGCGCCGGCGGCGGCGCGCGGTCGGCTGACGAACCTGATGAACCCCGGCGATCTGATGCTGCTCGGTGCGCTGAAGCTCGAGTTCAACAAGACGGGGGATGCGGTCGGCGCCCGCAACGCGGTGATGACCGTCCATGCAGACGGCACGCTCGGACCGCGCTACGACAAGGCGCACCTCGTTCCCTATGGCGAATATCTCCCGATGCGCCCGATCCTCTCGGCGATCGGCCTGTCGCGCCTCGCGCCGGGCGATATCGACTTCTGGCCGGGACCGGGGCCGCACACGCTCGACCTCGGCGCCTTCGGTCGCGCGGGCCTGCAAATCTGTTACGAGATCATCTTCTCGGGGCAGGTCGTCGACCGCGCGCACCGTCCCGACTTCCTCTTCAATCCGTCGAACGACGCATGGTTCGGCGCGTGGGGACCGCCGCAGCATCTGGCGCAGGCGCGGCTGCGCGCAATCGAGGAGGGCCTGCCCGTCGTGCGCGCGACGCCGACCGGCATCAGCGCGGTGATCGACGCCGACGGTCATATCCTCGCATCGATTCCGATGCATACCCCGGGGCGGATCGATACCACCCTGCCCCCACCACACGCCCCGACCCTTTTTGCCCGCTTCGGCAACGTCCTGCCGGTCGGCTTCGCGCTGCTGTTGCTCGCCGCCGCCATTGCTTTTCGGCGGCGCGGACGCTAA
- a CDS encoding AAA family ATPase, giving the protein MTRHICLHGAESTGKSTLAPRLAARLGGLVVPEYGRAYSEANGTDFDAADLLAIFEGHIAATGAAMASDPAWLVSDTDPLMTQAWAIMLLGQRLPRIDAWSAVADLYLVPAMDLPWEEDGTRLFGSDLARRQFMEVAIGELDRRRLAWAWVEGEGDARLDSALAAIQAAGLTE; this is encoded by the coding sequence ATGACGCGGCATATCTGCCTGCACGGCGCCGAAAGTACCGGCAAGTCGACGCTTGCGCCGCGTCTCGCCGCGCGGCTGGGCGGCTTGGTCGTTCCCGAATATGGCCGCGCCTACAGCGAAGCCAATGGCACCGATTTCGACGCGGCCGACCTGCTCGCGATTTTCGAAGGGCACATCGCGGCGACGGGGGCGGCGATGGCGAGCGATCCCGCCTGGCTCGTCTCGGACACCGATCCGCTGATGACGCAGGCATGGGCGATCATGCTGCTTGGGCAACGCTTGCCGCGGATCGATGCGTGGAGCGCGGTAGCGGATCTCTATCTCGTACCGGCAATGGATCTGCCGTGGGAAGAGGACGGCACGCGCCTGTTCGGTAGCGACCTCGCCCGGCGGCAGTTCATGGAGGTCGCGATCGGCGAGCTCGATCGGCGGCGACTGGCATGGGCATGGGTAGAGGGTGAAGGCGACGCGCGGCTCGACAGCGCGCTCGCGGCAATTCAGGCGGCCGGGCTGACCGAATAG
- the metK gene encoding methionine adenosyltransferase, producing the protein MRNSFLFTSESVSEGHPDKVADQISDSIVDLFLSKDPEARVACETLTTTQLVVLAGEIRCKGVFENGEWAPGALEEIEATVRRTVKEIGYEQDGFHWQTFRFENNLHAQSAHIAQGVDEAADKDEGAGDQGIMFGYASDETPDLMPATLDYSHKILERMAADRKAGIAPFLEPDAKSQVTLRYANERPVEATAIVVSTQHAPGYFFHNGEGDEAKYTELRKYVLGVIADVLPAELLTANTVYHINPTGRFEIGGPDGDAGLTGRKIIVDTYGGASPHGGGAFSGKDPTKVDRSAAYITRYLAKNIVAAGLARRCTIQLSYAIGVAEPLSIYVDLHGTGTVEEGRIEAVIPELVRLTPKGIRTHLGLNKPIYRQTAAYGHFGRQSDGSAFPWERTDLVDKLKAALAS; encoded by the coding sequence ATGCGCAACAGCTTCCTCTTCACCTCCGAAAGCGTGTCCGAAGGGCATCCCGACAAGGTGGCCGACCAGATCAGCGATTCGATCGTCGACCTGTTCCTGTCGAAGGACCCCGAGGCGCGCGTCGCGTGCGAAACGCTGACGACGACCCAGCTTGTCGTGCTCGCCGGCGAAATCCGCTGCAAGGGCGTGTTCGAGAATGGCGAATGGGCGCCCGGCGCGCTCGAAGAGATCGAGGCCACCGTCCGCCGGACGGTCAAGGAGATCGGTTACGAACAGGACGGCTTCCACTGGCAGACCTTCCGCTTTGAAAACAACCTCCATGCCCAGTCAGCGCATATCGCGCAGGGCGTCGACGAAGCGGCCGACAAGGATGAGGGCGCCGGCGATCAGGGGATCATGTTCGGTTATGCATCGGATGAAACCCCCGACCTGATGCCCGCGACGCTCGATTACAGCCACAAGATCCTCGAACGCATGGCCGCCGACCGCAAGGCGGGCATCGCCCCCTTCCTCGAACCCGACGCAAAGAGCCAGGTCACGCTGCGCTATGCCAACGAACGGCCGGTCGAAGCGACCGCAATCGTCGTGTCGACCCAGCATGCCCCGGGCTATTTCTTCCACAACGGCGAGGGCGACGAAGCGAAATATACCGAGCTGCGCAAATATGTGCTCGGCGTGATCGCGGACGTGCTGCCTGCCGAACTGCTGACCGCGAACACCGTCTATCATATCAACCCGACGGGGCGTTTCGAGATCGGCGGCCCCGACGGCGACGCCGGCCTCACCGGCCGCAAGATCATCGTCGACACCTATGGCGGCGCCAGCCCGCACGGCGGCGGCGCGTTCAGCGGCAAGGACCCGACCAAGGTCGACCGTTCGGCGGCATATATCACCCGTTACCTCGCCAAGAACATCGTTGCCGCGGGTCTCGCGCGTCGCTGCACGATCCAGTTGAGCTACGCGATCGGCGTCGCCGAACCGCTGTCGATCTATGTCGACCTGCACGGCACCGGCACCGTCGAGGAAGGCCGCATCGAGGCGGTGATTCCGGAGCTCGTTCGCCTGACGCCGAAGGGTATCCGCACCCACCTCGGCCTCAACAAGCCGATCTACCGGCAGACCGCGGCCTATGGCCATTTCGGCCGCCAGTCGGACGGCAGCGCCTTTCCGTGGGAACGCACCGACCTCGTCGACAAGCTGAAGGCCGCGCTCGCCAGCTGA
- the trmB gene encoding tRNA (guanine(46)-N(7))-methyltransferase TrmB yields the protein MTAYKSGDPTTINRLYGRAKGKPLRAGQQDLVDKLLPQIAVPAEGEVTAARLFGDAEGQGRPLHFEIGFGGGEHMAGRADMLPDHGFIGAEPFVNGVAQALVHVSGDHGERLPLANVRIHHGDALEVLRRIPDGALSFAYLLHPDPWPKARHAKRRMMNDGPVDLIAAKLKPGGEFRFGTDHPIYLAHALMIMRRHRHQFEWLAQASGDFLVRPGGWPETRYEAKARTQGHEVWYMRWRRR from the coding sequence ATGACCGCTTACAAATCCGGCGATCCGACGACGATCAACCGCCTCTATGGCCGCGCCAAGGGCAAGCCGCTGCGCGCGGGACAGCAGGACCTTGTCGACAAGCTGCTGCCGCAGATTGCCGTTCCCGCGGAAGGCGAAGTCACCGCGGCGCGGCTGTTCGGCGACGCCGAGGGACAGGGGCGCCCCCTGCACTTCGAGATCGGTTTCGGCGGCGGCGAACATATGGCCGGGCGCGCCGACATGTTGCCCGACCATGGCTTCATCGGCGCCGAGCCCTTCGTCAACGGCGTCGCGCAGGCGCTGGTGCATGTGTCGGGCGACCACGGCGAACGCCTGCCGCTCGCCAACGTCCGCATCCATCACGGCGATGCGCTGGAAGTGCTGCGCCGGATTCCCGACGGCGCGCTGAGCTTCGCCTATCTGCTCCATCCCGACCCCTGGCCGAAAGCGCGCCACGCCAAGCGGCGGATGATGAACGACGGCCCGGTCGACCTGATCGCGGCGAAGCTCAAACCCGGCGGCGAATTCCGCTTCGGCACCGATCACCCCATCTATCTCGCCCACGCGCTGATGATCATGCGCCGCCACCGCCACCAGTTTGAATGGCTGGCACAGGCGTCAGGCGACTTCCTCGTCCGGCCGGGCGGCTGGCCCGAAACCCGCTACGAAGCCAAGGCGCGCACGCAAGGGCACGAAGTCTGGTATATGCGCTGGAGGCGTAGATAA
- the crtY gene encoding lycopene beta-cyclase CrtY — MAAKDLGKCDIAIVGGGLAGGLAALALAAKRPDLDVRLVEPGPIGGNHVWSFFDSDIAKKHRWLVAPLVRYHWDKYGVIFPAHRRTLRMGYKSITGEALAEAVAAALPEDHIIAEKAKHVAPDHVLLARGGRLSARHVLDARGAVKNPSFDCGWQKFVGQALTIAGGHGVDRPVVMDAGVEQVDGYRFIYLLPFDAETLFVEDTYYSDGGDLDVAAIRDRIADYAAARQWQVTAVTREETGVLPVVIGGDFDRLWPQSDRTARIGTRAGSFHATTGYSLPDAVRTAAALPELADRRDLVAVLRARAAASWRRQRFYRMLGAMLFRAAEPDERYRIFQRFYRLPSGLIARFYAGQSRTADKLRILSGKPPVPVGRALAALRRFDWK; from the coding sequence ATGGCGGCGAAGGATCTGGGCAAATGCGACATCGCGATCGTCGGCGGCGGGCTCGCCGGCGGGCTCGCGGCGCTGGCGCTCGCTGCGAAGCGCCCCGACCTCGACGTGCGGCTGGTCGAGCCGGGGCCGATCGGCGGCAACCATGTCTGGTCCTTCTTCGACAGCGACATTGCGAAAAAGCATCGCTGGCTGGTCGCGCCGCTGGTGCGTTACCATTGGGACAAATATGGCGTCATTTTCCCCGCGCATCGCCGCACGCTGCGGATGGGATATAAAAGCATCACCGGCGAGGCGCTGGCCGAGGCGGTCGCGGCGGCGCTGCCCGAGGATCATATCATCGCCGAAAAGGCGAAGCATGTCGCGCCCGACCATGTGTTGCTGGCGCGCGGCGGGCGATTGTCGGCGCGCCATGTCCTCGATGCGCGCGGCGCGGTGAAGAACCCGTCGTTCGATTGCGGCTGGCAGAAATTCGTCGGACAGGCGCTGACCATCGCGGGCGGGCACGGCGTCGACCGGCCTGTGGTGATGGACGCCGGGGTCGAGCAGGTCGACGGCTATCGCTTTATTTATCTGCTGCCCTTCGACGCCGAGACCTTGTTCGTCGAGGATACTTATTACAGCGATGGCGGCGATCTCGACGTCGCGGCGATTCGTGATCGCATCGCGGATTATGCCGCGGCGCGGCAATGGCAGGTGACGGCAGTGACCCGTGAGGAAACGGGTGTTTTGCCGGTGGTGATCGGCGGCGATTTCGATCGTCTGTGGCCCCAATCCGACCGCACCGCGCGGATCGGGACGCGCGCGGGGAGCTTTCATGCGACGACCGGCTATTCGCTGCCCGATGCCGTACGGACCGCGGCGGCGCTGCCCGAACTCGCCGACCGCCGCGATCTGGTCGCGGTGCTCCGCGCCCGCGCCGCGGCCTCGTGGCGGCGCCAGCGCTTCTATCGCATGCTCGGCGCGATGCTGTTCCGCGCTGCCGAACCCGACGAGCGCTATCGCATCTTCCAGCGTTTCTACCGCCTGCCATCGGGCCTGATCGCGCGCTTCTATGCCGGGCAGTCGCGGACGGCCGACAAGCTGCGCATCCTGTCGGGCAAGCCGCCGGTGCCGGTCGGCCGTGCGCTCGCGGCGCTGCGGCGTTTCGACTGGAAATGA
- a CDS encoding phytoene desaturase codes for MTRRAIVIGAGFGGLALAIRLQSAGVATTVVEARDKPGGRAYHWVKDGFTFDAGPTVVTDPPCLRELWALSGQDMAADVELVPVMPFYRLNWPDGTNFDYSNDEAALRAEIAKLCPADVEGYDRFLDYSRGVYEQGYVKLGAVAFLDFASMIKAAPALMKYRAWRSVYGVVSSYVKDERLRQALSFHTLLVGGNPMTTSAIYALIHTIEKQGGVWFARGGTNALVGAMVRLFERLGGTLRLGDPVVTIATASDRATGVATQSGWHGEADMIACNGDLMHSYRDLLDHSRGSKVARGLSRKRWSPSLFVVHFGVKGEYPDIAHHSILFGPRYKGLLDDIYRGGVIPDDFSLYLHHPSITDPGMAPPGHETFYALAPVAHLGKAAADWDGAFGERFAAAILAEVERRVLPGLRANLVTRFHYTPADFGRDLSAHLGSAFSLEPLLWQSAWFRAHNRDDDISNLYFVGAGTHPGAGIPGVVGSAKATAQLMLDQ; via the coding sequence ATGACGCGCCGCGCCATCGTGATCGGCGCCGGGTTCGGCGGCCTCGCGCTCGCGATCCGGCTGCAATCGGCCGGAGTCGCGACCACGGTGGTCGAAGCGCGCGACAAGCCCGGCGGCCGGGCCTATCACTGGGTGAAGGACGGCTTTACCTTCGATGCGGGGCCGACGGTGGTCACCGACCCGCCGTGCCTTCGCGAACTGTGGGCGCTCTCCGGGCAGGATATGGCGGCCGACGTCGAGCTTGTCCCCGTGATGCCCTTCTATCGGCTCAACTGGCCCGACGGGACGAATTTCGATTATTCGAACGACGAGGCGGCGCTCCGCGCCGAGATCGCGAAGCTCTGCCCTGCTGACGTCGAGGGCTATGACCGCTTCCTCGATTATTCGCGCGGCGTCTACGAGCAGGGCTATGTAAAGCTCGGCGCGGTCGCCTTCCTAGACTTCGCGTCGATGATCAAGGCGGCGCCGGCGCTGATGAAATATCGGGCGTGGCGCAGCGTCTATGGGGTCGTGTCCTCCTATGTGAAGGACGAGCGGCTGCGGCAGGCGCTGTCGTTCCACACGCTGCTCGTCGGCGGCAATCCGATGACGACAAGCGCGATCTATGCGCTGATCCACACGATCGAGAAGCAGGGCGGCGTGTGGTTCGCGCGCGGCGGCACCAATGCGCTGGTCGGCGCTATGGTGCGGCTGTTCGAGCGGCTGGGTGGGACGTTGCGGCTCGGCGACCCGGTCGTGACGATCGCAACCGCGAGCGACCGCGCGACGGGCGTCGCGACGCAAAGCGGCTGGCACGGCGAGGCCGATATGATCGCGTGCAACGGCGACCTGATGCACAGCTACCGCGACCTGCTCGATCACTCGCGCGGGTCCAAGGTCGCGCGCGGCCTGTCGCGCAAGCGCTGGTCGCCGTCGCTGTTCGTCGTCCATTTCGGGGTGAAGGGCGAATATCCCGATATCGCGCACCACAGCATATTGTTCGGGCCGCGCTACAAGGGGCTGCTCGACGACATCTACCGGGGCGGCGTTATCCCCGACGACTTCTCGCTCTATCTCCATCATCCGAGCATCACCGATCCCGGCATGGCGCCGCCGGGGCACGAAACCTTTTATGCACTCGCGCCGGTCGCGCATCTCGGCAAGGCGGCGGCGGACTGGGACGGTGCGTTCGGTGAGCGCTTTGCCGCCGCGATCCTCGCGGAGGTCGAGCGGCGCGTGCTGCCGGGGCTGCGCGCCAATCTCGTCACCCGCTTCCATTACACGCCCGCCGATTTCGGCCGCGACCTGTCGGCGCATCTGGGGAGCGCGTTCAGCCTCGAACCCCTGCTGTGGCAGAGTGCCTGGTTTCGCGCCCACAACCGCGACGACGATATTTCGAACCTTTACTTCGTCGGCGCGGGGACGCATCCGGGCGCGGGTATCCCGGGGGTCGTCGGCAGCGCGAAGGCGACGGCTCAATTGATGTTGGACCAATAA
- a CDS encoding DUF2141 domain-containing protein, which yields MTLLTAAASAPPPTVEVSVTGLRSMKGQLLVCLTTNPKAFPDCSKDVGSVRMAVKAADAGDFVMHAPKAGTYAIAVVHDENSNDKMDVAIFLPKEGFGFSRNPTITVGPPSFKSASFAVAGDMRQSIRMKYML from the coding sequence TTGACGCTGCTCACCGCCGCCGCGAGCGCCCCGCCGCCGACAGTTGAGGTCAGCGTCACCGGCCTGCGCAGCATGAAAGGGCAGCTCCTCGTCTGCCTGACCACCAATCCCAAGGCCTTTCCCGATTGCAGCAAGGACGTGGGCTCGGTGCGCATGGCAGTGAAGGCCGCCGACGCGGGCGACTTCGTCATGCACGCGCCCAAGGCGGGCACCTATGCGATTGCCGTCGTCCATGACGAAAACAGCAACGACAAGATGGACGTCGCGATCTTCCTGCCCAAGGAAGGCTTCGGCTTTTCGCGCAACCCGACGATCACCGTCGGCCCGCCCAGCTTCAAATCGGCGAGCTTCGCCGTGGCGGGCGATATGCGCCAGTCGATCAGGATGAAATATATGCTGTAG
- a CDS encoding phytoene/squalene synthase family protein — MAEAGAYDAHALHGFAHDSIARGSKSFALASQLFDRETRERVWLLYAWCRAADDLTDGQDHGGAMKPGHDPVAAVAHIRAQTDRVFAGEPTGEAAFDALGLLLTEVDIPRGVIDDIIAGFELDAQDWRPRSESDLLRYSYHVAGAVGVAMALVMGIDPADETTLDRASDLGIAFQLANIARDVAEDAAADRCYLPVEWMVELDIPPGQHMHPAFRPRLSVMAKWLAEMAEEYEASARWGARKLPPRSRWAVLAAAGIYGDIAREVRARGDHAWDHRAASSLAAKLGWVARAGWSVLRRPPQRRISRDGLWTRPRQA; from the coding sequence ATGGCTGAAGCGGGGGCCTATGACGCGCACGCCCTCCACGGTTTCGCGCACGACAGTATCGCGCGCGGATCGAAAAGTTTCGCGCTCGCCAGCCAGCTCTTCGACCGCGAAACGCGCGAGCGGGTGTGGCTGCTCTATGCCTGGTGCCGTGCCGCCGACGATCTGACCGATGGGCAGGACCATGGCGGCGCGATGAAGCCGGGGCATGATCCGGTGGCGGCGGTCGCGCATATCCGCGCGCAGACCGACCGGGTTTTCGCGGGCGAGCCGACGGGCGAAGCCGCCTTCGATGCGCTCGGCCTGCTGCTGACCGAAGTCGATATCCCGCGCGGGGTGATCGACGATATCATCGCCGGCTTCGAACTCGATGCGCAGGACTGGCGGCCGCGCAGCGAGAGCGACCTGCTCCGTTACAGCTATCATGTCGCGGGCGCGGTCGGCGTCGCGATGGCGCTCGTCATGGGCATCGACCCCGCCGACGAAACGACGCTCGACCGGGCGTCCGACCTCGGGATCGCGTTCCAGCTTGCGAATATCGCCCGCGATGTCGCCGAGGATGCCGCAGCCGACCGCTGCTACCTGCCCGTCGAGTGGATGGTCGAACTGGACATTCCGCCGGGCCAGCATATGCACCCTGCCTTTCGTCCGCGGCTGTCGGTGATGGCCAAATGGCTCGCCGAAATGGCCGAGGAATATGAGGCATCGGCGCGCTGGGGCGCCCGCAAACTGCCGCCGCGCAGTCGCTGGGCGGTGCTCGCCGCCGCGGGCATTTACGGCGATATCGCCCGCGAGGTGCGCGCGCGCGGCGATCATGCGTGGGACCACCGCGCCGCGAGCTCGCTTGCCGCTAAATTGGGCTGGGTCGCGCGCGCTGGCTGGTCGGTGCTGCGCCGTCCCCCGCAGCGCCGGATCAGCCGCGACGGGTTGTGGACGCGGCCGCGGCAGGCATGA
- a CDS encoding TIGR00730 family Rossman fold protein, whose protein sequence is MKRLAVYCGSASPEDPVYLETARHVGRTLAARGIGVVYGGGRLGLMGAVADSALEAGGEVIGIIPDALVGAEVAHRGCTELHVVSGMHERKRMFTDLSDGFLTIPGGVGTMDELWEAISWAQLGYHNKPVGLLNTAGFYNDLIAFNRKMIDVGFVRAAHAGIMIVDAGLDELLAKMAAYEPHAPIFAMKADDL, encoded by the coding sequence ATGAAACGCCTTGCCGTCTATTGCGGATCCGCGAGCCCCGAGGATCCCGTTTATCTCGAGACCGCGCGCCACGTCGGCCGGACGCTTGCCGCGCGGGGGATCGGCGTCGTCTATGGCGGCGGCCGGTTGGGGCTGATGGGGGCGGTCGCCGATAGTGCCCTGGAGGCGGGCGGCGAGGTGATCGGGATCATCCCCGACGCGCTCGTAGGTGCCGAGGTTGCGCATCGCGGCTGCACCGAATTGCATGTCGTTTCGGGGATGCACGAACGCAAGCGCATGTTCACGGACCTGTCGGACGGCTTCCTGACCATTCCCGGCGGGGTCGGGACGATGGACGAATTGTGGGAAGCGATCAGCTGGGCGCAGCTTGGCTATCACAACAAGCCGGTCGGGCTGCTCAACACCGCGGGTTTCTATAATGACCTCATCGCCTTCAACCGCAAGATGATCGATGTCGGCTTCGTCCGCGCCGCGCATGCCGGGATCATGATCGTCGATGCGGGGCTCGACGAACTGCTCGCCAAGATGGCGGCGTACGAGCCCCATGCGCCGATTTTTGCGATGAAGGCCGACGATCTTTAA
- a CDS encoding sterol desaturase family protein yields MTAIVGVRYLISSGGFALATRLKHPGLYRGLEKQMRREIGWSLASAAIYGIPAGIVAWGWQAHGWTRIYSDWNALPLWYLPVSLFAYLLIHDTWFYWTHRWMHRPALFRLAHSVHHDSRPPTAWAAMSFHPLEAVTGAVVIPALVFLIPIHVAMLGLVLAIMTLMGVGNHMGWEMFPRALVHGPAGRWLITATHHERHHAVYRGNYGLYFRFWDKACRTDIGLGGFGGSLDAAHRRRERPAADS; encoded by the coding sequence ATGACGGCGATCGTCGGCGTCCGCTATCTGATCAGCAGCGGCGGCTTCGCGCTGGCGACGCGGCTGAAGCACCCCGGCCTCTATCGCGGCCTCGAAAAGCAGATGCGGCGCGAGATCGGCTGGAGTCTTGCGAGCGCCGCCATCTACGGCATTCCTGCCGGTATCGTCGCCTGGGGCTGGCAGGCGCATGGCTGGACGCGCATCTACAGCGACTGGAATGCCTTGCCGCTCTGGTACCTGCCCGTCAGCCTCTTCGCCTATCTGCTTATCCACGACACATGGTTCTACTGGACCCACCGCTGGATGCATCGTCCCGCCCTGTTCCGCCTTGCGCACAGCGTCCACCACGACAGCCGCCCGCCGACCGCATGGGCGGCGATGAGCTTTCATCCGCTCGAAGCGGTCACCGGCGCGGTCGTCATCCCGGCGCTCGTCTTCCTGATCCCGATCCATGTCGCCATGCTCGGCCTCGTCCTTGCGATCATGACGCTGATGGGGGTGGGCAATCATATGGGGTGGGAGATGTTCCCGCGCGCGCTTGTCCATGGACCCGCGGGCCGCTGGCTGATAACCGCGACCCACCACGAACGGCATCACGCCGTCTACCGGGGGAATTATGGTCTCTATTTCCGCTTCTGGGACAAGGCGTGCCGCACGGATATCGGGCTGGGCGGCTTCGGGGGCAGCCTTGACGCTGCTCACCGCCGCCGCGAGCGCCCCGCCGCCGACAGTTGA